TTCCTCCTTGGACCGTTATAAGCTAGCGGTCGTCCTCGATCTCGTCCACCCGGTCTTCCCGTTGTTCCTGATTGTATTCTACGCCCGGCGCGTTCAGCTGCTCGTCTTCGCGTTCGTCGATGATGTCTTCTTGTCGTTCCTGCTGCATCTCCTGTCTCATGTCGTCGCCGCCGCATGCCGTAAGGCCGAGCGCCAAGCTAAGCAGGAGCGCCCACGCTAAAGTATTCTTTTTCGACATTTCGAACATCCCCCTTGTCATCAATGTAAGCATAGGGTTTGCAACTGAATCGTTTTTATACTGCGCCGGAAGCGCTATAATGGAAGGAACGGGAATGGAAGGGGAGGAAGCGGATGAAGGAGAAGGGCGGAGAAGCGATCGTTCTCTATGATGGAGAATGCAATTTATGCGCGGCCGTCGTCCGATTCACGATCGTTCGGAACCGGAAGGGGACGTTGCGCTATGCGGCCCTCCAATCCGAGACGGGGAGACGGCTGCTCCGGGAGCATGCCTTGTCGGGCGCCGCTTCGCTCGATACGTTCGTACTCGTCGAGGGAGGGGCGGCGTACGTGCGGTCCGGCGGCGCGCTGCGATTGGCGCGTCACCTCGACGGCGGGTGGCCGCTGCTCGCCGCCTTGCTTGCGATTCCGCGATTCGTTCGGGATCCGATCTACTCGTTCGTGGCGCGGAACCGGTACCGTTGGTTCGGGAAGCGGGAGCAATGCTTGTTGATGCGGCCGGAATTTCGAGAACGGTTTTACGATTGAACGAAAAAGAGGCTCGGGGATTCTCGCAGAATCCGCCGAAGCCTCTGCTTCGATTATTTTGCCGCATGCTCCGACGCGTCGCCTTCTGGCGCGCGGCCTT
This genomic window from Paenibacillus antri contains:
- a CDS encoding thiol-disulfide oxidoreductase DCC family protein, which gives rise to MKEKGGEAIVLYDGECNLCAAVVRFTIVRNRKGTLRYAALQSETGRRLLREHALSGAASLDTFVLVEGGAAYVRSGGALRLARHLDGGWPLLAALLAIPRFVRDPIYSFVARNRYRWFGKREQCLLMRPEFRERFYD